The Leptospira barantonii genome includes a region encoding these proteins:
- a CDS encoding Kelch repeat-containing protein has product MKYTVILLLLFFFINCGQSPLIDGSNLDTHKLDGFPLVIPGATSATFIFKCKAESSAAVAYGKGSIEGIMPSITNSKDHIVVINNLETQTNYFYSAFCGDLQSPPNPLMLTFQTLVSDQPQKTRGIWIVGGLGAGISPIAQVDLYDPVTNQWIPSITSVPTPRAYSNIVSHQNKIYVMGGLVKSGVTFTAVNTVNEYDPFNNVWKTMTSMPDTHQGGIAFSSGNDIYIISGTTSVDMTTGTLANTVYKFTPSLGTNGTWLKYVSNSAIFQRVDMPGCAIHDTLFFSGGRRNTDGLPFNTSDAYIPSGNTTTSLVEATISQAKYGAAMACYRPNPKDTYPADPAAILIAGGSTTADVFQPPTSVTSSNTFDYSLATTSNYTAGGILPTALYYPAMEVSYELRRAFLFGGANLTNVPQDKVYSMDLGNPTTTPWRTETVTLPVARYGHKAIILSR; this is encoded by the coding sequence ATGAAATATACTGTTATTCTCTTACTATTATTTTTCTTTATTAACTGTGGGCAATCACCTCTCATTGACGGTTCCAATTTGGATACACATAAACTCGATGGCTTTCCTCTCGTAATTCCTGGAGCCACAAGTGCTACTTTCATCTTTAAGTGTAAGGCAGAGTCATCAGCCGCAGTCGCTTACGGCAAAGGAAGTATCGAAGGAATCATGCCAAGTATTACGAACTCGAAAGATCATATAGTAGTAATCAATAACCTTGAAACTCAGACCAATTATTTCTATTCAGCCTTTTGTGGAGACTTACAATCCCCTCCGAATCCTTTAATGCTCACTTTCCAAACTCTTGTAAGTGATCAACCACAGAAAACACGAGGTATTTGGATCGTAGGTGGTCTCGGAGCAGGAATATCTCCAATCGCTCAGGTAGATTTATATGATCCCGTAACAAACCAGTGGATTCCATCAATAACAAGTGTCCCTACTCCAAGAGCTTACTCCAACATCGTTTCTCATCAGAATAAGATCTACGTTATGGGTGGTTTAGTAAAATCAGGAGTAACTTTCACAGCAGTCAATACCGTCAACGAATACGATCCCTTTAATAATGTTTGGAAAACAATGACTTCTATGCCTGACACTCATCAGGGCGGAATCGCTTTCTCATCTGGAAACGATATCTATATTATATCAGGGACAACCTCCGTAGACATGACAACAGGAACACTTGCAAACACGGTGTATAAGTTCACTCCTTCCTTAGGAACCAATGGAACTTGGTTAAAGTATGTTTCTAACAGTGCGATATTTCAAAGAGTAGATATGCCGGGTTGTGCAATTCACGATACTTTATTTTTCTCTGGTGGAAGACGAAACACGGACGGCCTTCCATTTAATACTTCAGACGCCTATATTCCAAGTGGAAATACTACCACTTCCCTTGTTGAAGCGACTATCAGCCAAGCAAAGTATGGAGCCGCGATGGCTTGTTATCGTCCGAATCCAAAGGACACCTACCCTGCTGATCCAGCCGCCATCCTAATTGCTGGAGGATCGACAACAGCTGATGTATTCCAACCCCCTACTTCAGTTACGTCTTCCAATACCTTTGATTATAGCTTAGCGACCACCTCCAATTATACAGCAGGTGGAATTCTACCAACCGCACTTTACTATCCCGCAATGGAAGTCTCCTACGAGCTTAGGAGAGCGTTTCTGTTTGGTGGAGCCAATCTTACGAATGTTCCGCAGGATAAAGTTTATTCTATGGATCTAGGAAACCCGACAACGACTCCGTGGAGAACAGAGACAGTTACACTGCCGGTAGCTCGATACGGCCATAAAGCGATTATTTTGAGTAGATAA
- a CDS encoding tetratricopeptide repeat protein: MKNVLSLILLSIIFSASTYPQQSTDENTSYQQIKDFVDSNRVEEAQALLDEWIKINPNDVTLQLYQTEVWIKVADQKYKERKFKTAFSYYEKAFSNWPNNPSLRARYMELKDKKLVDHVSSSPILKTRYSGFGSTSSENGSINIPFQEMNKSLKQIKNEIHLLQEKSNSFYLTLNLISMSILLQCFILLKLISKRNQN; this comes from the coding sequence ATGAAAAATGTTCTAAGTCTAATCTTGCTTTCAATTATCTTCTCTGCTTCTACCTATCCGCAACAAAGCACGGACGAAAATACTTCTTATCAACAAATTAAAGATTTCGTTGATTCTAATCGAGTGGAGGAAGCCCAAGCTCTTTTGGATGAGTGGATAAAAATCAATCCGAACGATGTCACCCTTCAACTCTATCAAACAGAAGTTTGGATCAAAGTAGCTGATCAGAAATACAAGGAACGTAAATTTAAAACTGCATTTTCTTACTACGAAAAAGCTTTCTCCAATTGGCCGAACAACCCTTCTCTTCGAGCCAGATATATGGAGTTAAAAGACAAGAAACTTGTGGATCATGTCTCCTCTTCTCCAATTCTTAAGACTCGTTATTCCGGATTTGGCTCCACATCGAGTGAGAATGGAAGCATAAATATTCCCTTTCAAGAGATGAATAAATCTTTAAAACAAATCAAAAATGAAATTCATCTTTTGCAAGAGAAATCAAACTCTTTCTACCTAACCTTGAATTTGATATCAATGTCGATTCTGCTTCAGTGTTTTATTTTGTTAAAGTTAATTTCCAAAAGAAATCAAAACTAG